Proteins from one Deltaproteobacteria bacterium genomic window:
- a CDS encoding class I SAM-dependent methyltransferase, whose protein sequence is MKRKGGSKEPQYQIQVDNLGKLGPVEMGPTASHTWRSDPRRLLFLMSRYKFCSKLLAGKSRVLEVGCGDGFGMRILLQTVGHVHGIDFDPIFIDWAKMHAEKEGLSCSFSILDITEKAPKGSFDAACSLDLIEHIDPAKEARYWKNVSGVLKKDAPFIVGTPNIAASAHASVWSREGHINLKSADSLRDAASKVFENVFLFSMNDEVVHTGYSPMAHYLFALCTGIRKGSAA, encoded by the coding sequence TTGAAACGGAAGGGCGGCAGCAAGGAGCCCCAATACCAGATCCAGGTGGATAACCTGGGAAAACTCGGGCCCGTCGAAATGGGGCCGACCGCAAGCCACACGTGGCGCTCCGATCCCAGGAGGCTCCTGTTCCTGATGTCGAGATACAAATTCTGTTCGAAACTCCTTGCGGGCAAATCAAGGGTTCTTGAAGTGGGTTGCGGCGACGGGTTCGGGATGCGCATCCTTCTCCAGACCGTAGGGCATGTCCACGGAATCGATTTCGATCCCATCTTCATCGATTGGGCGAAAATGCATGCGGAAAAGGAAGGGCTGTCCTGTTCCTTTTCCATTCTCGATATAACGGAAAAGGCGCCGAAGGGGTCGTTCGACGCAGCCTGCTCCCTCGACCTGATCGAGCATATCGATCCGGCGAAGGAAGCCCGCTACTGGAAAAACGTATCCGGGGTTTTGAAGAAAGACGCCCCTTTCATCGTCGGTACGCCGAATATCGCGGCGTCCGCGCATGCATCGGTCTGGAGCCGGGAAGGGCATATCAATCTGAAATCCGCCGATTCGCTGAGAGACGCCGCTTCCAAGGTTTTCGAAAACGTCTTCCTTTTTTCCATGAACGATGAAGTTGTTCATACCGGATATTCTCCGATGGCTCACTACCTGTTCGCGTTATGCACGGGGATACGAAAAGGTTCCGCGGCATGA